The Gemmatimonadales bacterium genome includes the window GGCGTCCCGAGATTGATCATCTCGAACCGATCGCTGAAATCCAGGTCGCGCTGCACGATGGCCCGCACCGAATCGATGCCCGTCCCGGGAACCACCACGAGACCGGGCCGCGTGCCCGGCGTGTAGTTGATCCCCACCCGGACACCTTCCCTCGCCTGCGTCGTGTCCTGCGCGGCGGCGGGGGCAGGGAGCGCAAGCGCTGCCACCCAGCAAGCGGTCACCGCCGCGCCGATGGCCGTCGTGCGTCGCGTTGTCACTCGTGTCATTGAGGCCTTGGCGTGAAGTAGAAATCAACCGGCAGCACGTCCGCCGGATAGCCGTCGGGGAGCGGGCCGAACGCCTTGGCGTTGCCCGCCGCCTCGATCGCGCCCTGGGCGTCGAGGTCAAAGGCGAAGTTGCCGGACGATCGGATGAACTTGATTTCGCGCACCGATCCGTCCCGGAGAATGAGGAAGCTCACCTCCGCCGTGAGCGCCGCGCTCCCGGAGGGGCGCTCCCATCGCCGATACACCTGGCCCACGATGTTGCGCAGGTACTCGGGGTAGGCGAACTCGAGCCCCGGCGTCTTCACCGTCGCCACGTCGGTGCCGGTGCTCGGCGTCTCGCCGGGGAGCGGCGGCTCGGGCGCGCGGGTCTTGGGCGGCGGCTCCTGCTTTTCCTTTGGCGGTTCAGGCGGCGGCTTGGGCTCGAGCTTCGGTGCCTTCACCTTCTTCTCTGGCGCCTTGAGCGGAACCGCCTTTTCCGCGGGGGGCGTAGGAATGGCTTCCGGCGCGGCCCGCTTGAGCTGCGGGTCGGGTGCCGGCGCGGCGACCAGCTCCACCGCATAGGCCGGCGGCAACGCCTCCGGCGGTTTCGCCGCGCCGACGAGCGCGGCGATCAGCGCCGCGTGCAGCGCCGCCGTACCGACCAGCCCCACCGCTACGCCCGGCCGATCCTTCCTGACGGGCGTCCGCGTCCTCACGGTTCCGACTCGTCCGCCGCGACGAGCCCGACGTTCTGCACGCCGGAAGTTCGAATCACGGCGAGCACGCGGACGACATCACCGTACGGGACCCGGGTGTCCGCCTGCAGATACACGCCGCTCGGCTTCCGCGTCGCGACCAGCGCGCGGAAGGTGGTGCGAAAGTCACGGTACGACACCGCCGTGTTGTCCACGTAGATCTTACCGTCGCGGCTCACGGAGATGACCATGCCTTCCTTGGCCGTGAGGGGGCGGGCTTCGGCGCGCGGCAGCTCCACTTCGACGCCGCCCTGCATGATGGGCGCAGCGATCATGAAGATGATCAGCAGCACGAAGGCGACGTCGACCAGCGAGGTGACGTTGATGTCGGCGTTGAGCGGCAGCTCGCCGCGCTGGCTGCCGAGTCCGCCCCCCAGGCTTGCCGCCATTTAGACCAGCCCCTCGCGCGCCATGGTCCCGACCAGCTCGTTGGCAAACCCTTCGAGCTCGCCGGCGAAGAGCCGCACCCGGTTCACGTAGAGGTTGTATGCGATCACCGCCGGGATTGCCGCCGCGAGGCCGGCCACCGTCGTGACCAGCGCCTCCGCCACGCCCGGGGCCACGGCCGAAATGTTGCCCGAGCCACGCGAGGCGATCCCGATGAACGCGTCCATCACACCGAGCACGGTGCCGAGGAGGCCCAGGAGCGGGCTCACCGACCCGATGGTGGCGAGCCATGGCACGAAGTGTCCCATGAGGTCGCGTTCAGCCGCGACCTCCTTCCCGAGCACCATCTTGAGCGCCTCGAGCTGGGTGCCTGTCAACGCATGCTGCTGACCGGCGCGGTCGTCCCGGAGCGCGCCGGGACGCAGCTCGGAGTAGAAGGTCACCGCCTCGCGGAAGAGCCGCGTGTAGGGCGAGGGCGGCTGCTTCATGACCGCGTGATAGGCCTCCTGCAGTCGGGTCGACCGTTCCATTTCGGAGAAGAAACGATCGGCCTGCCGGTTGAGCCGCCGGAACTGCCACCATTTCGCGATGATGATGAACCATGACACCAGCGAGAAGAGCGCGGTGATGGCGAGGACGATCTTCGTTTCCGTGCTCGAGACAAGAACCAGGTCCCACGATGAGCGGGGGATCGAGAGTG containing:
- a CDS encoding TonB C-terminal domain-containing protein, producing the protein MRTRTPVRKDRPGVAVGLVGTAALHAALIAALVGAAKPPEALPPAYAVELVAAPAPDPQLKRAAPEAIPTPPAEKAVPLKAPEKKVKAPKLEPKPPPEPPKEKQEPPPKTRAPEPPLPGETPSTGTDVATVKTPGLEFAYPEYLRNIVGQVYRRWERPSGSAALTAEVSFLILRDGSVREIKFIRSSGNFAFDLDAQGAIEAAGNAKAFGPLPDGYPADVLPVDFYFTPRPQ
- a CDS encoding MotA/TolQ/ExbB proton channel family protein yields the protein MLQAPLSIPRSSWDLVLVSSTETKIVLAITALFSLVSWFIIIAKWWQFRRLNRQADRFFSEMERSTRLQEAYHAVMKQPPSPYTRLFREAVTFYSELRPGALRDDRAGQQHALTGTQLEALKMVLGKEVAAERDLMGHFVPWLATIGSVSPLLGLLGTVLGVMDAFIGIASRGSGNISAVAPGVAEALVTTVAGLAAAIPAVIAYNLYVNRVRLFAGELEGFANELVGTMAREGLV
- a CDS encoding biopolymer transporter ExbD; the encoded protein is MAASLGGGLGSQRGELPLNADINVTSLVDVAFVLLIIFMIAAPIMQGGVEVELPRAEARPLTAKEGMVISVSRDGKIYVDNTAVSYRDFRTTFRALVATRKPSGVYLQADTRVPYGDVVRVLAVIRTSGVQNVGLVAADESEP